In a single window of the Drosophila albomicans strain 15112-1751.03 chromosome 3, ASM965048v2, whole genome shotgun sequence genome:
- the LOC117571092 gene encoding leucine-rich repeat-containing protein 15, which yields MDKSTAVWLLLITGICFGVQAQQTKDAQQTLDEFRQRYLMPLLSSGTRNCTLTACESLRIISQLLLLIKALPNGTTTEQPKPRKPSSNGETKTGDMSSMFNLAEFDKRVRQIESRLRSVEQPIWHLASGSELEWNHCTSGVCRCNPDTKSFACWNTNLKAVPVTQVIPMNMVSIDLSRNSLSTLHKDTFRGLTLLKQLDISNNVLDFLPFDLFQDLDSLLQLRIQNNHLEDIDARTFWKLRNLNLLDLGKNAIALLPESVFYHAQRLTVINLCDNQITTFPPNLLRDQMMLEELDMSRNKIEELISGSMRYQTKLKSLDFGWNQIAKIEDDFFEGLKSLQVLMLHNNRITSISGTIFNNLANLVTLDLTMNRISHIHGQAFVELKNLNELFLGQNSMSSIPSDLFLHVSALTRLTFFSNNLTTLEANDFQGLTNLKILMLNNNILKHFDSRAFAPLTQLEKLRIDSNKLMYLPHGALHGLDKLVAVKLDKNPWHCDCRALYLARWIREFVVKLWDGQQPMCRGPGDLGGHEVGLLRYDDLCDGQWASMLSLSPRLPVRKHRISTPMNYTDYFNLYLKHIYNATTDEELKEAEITSVAIKKVHVD from the exons ATGGACAAGTCAACTGCAGTTTGGCTGCTCTTGATCACCGGAATCTGCTTTGGAGTGCAAGCGCAGCAGACGAAGGATGCACAACAGACACTGGATGAGTTTCGTCAGCGATATCTGATGCCGTTGCTCTCCTCTGGCACAAGGAACTGCACCCTGACAGCCTGCGAATCCCTAAGGATTATTTCCCAGCTGCTACTGCTCATTAAGGCGTTGCCTAATGGGACTACGACCGAGCAACCAAAGCCACGCAAACCAAGCAGCAATGGAGAGACAAAAACTGGCGACATGTCTTCTATGTTCAATCTGGCCGAGTTCGATAAGCGAGTGCGACAGATCGAAAGTCGTCTGAGATCGGTGGAGCAACCAATTTGGCATTTGGCCAGCGGCAGCGAATTGGAGTGGAATCATTGCACTTCGGGTGTGTGTCGCTGCAATCCGGATACCAAGAGTTTCGCCTGCTGGAATACGAATTTGAAGGCGGTGCCAGTTACACAAGTGATTCCCATGAATATGGTTTCGATTGATTTATCCCGCAATTCGCTCTCCACGCTACACAAGGATACGTTTCGAGGATTAACGCTGCTAAAGCAACTCGATATTTCAAACAATGTGCTGGACTTTTTACCCTTTGATCTGTTTCAAGATTTGGACAGTCTGCTGCAGCT TCGAATTCAGAATAATCATTTGGAGGACATTGATGCACGTACTTTCTGGAAGCTGCGCAATCTCAATTTGCTTGATCTGGGCAAGAATGCTATAGCTCTGCTGCCCGAATCGGTTTTCTATCATGCTCAGCGTTTGACTGTCATCAATTTGTGCGATAATCAAATTACTACCTTTCCGCCGAATCTGCTGAGGGATCAGATGATGCTCGAGGAGCTGGACATGTCCCGAAACAAGATCGAGGAGCTTATTTCGGGCAGCATGCGGTATCAGACAAAGCTAAAGTCCTTGGACTTTGGTTGGAATCAAATAG CCAAGATCGAGGATGACTTCTTCGAGGGATTGAAGAGTCTTCAGGTGCTTATGCTGCACAACAATCGCATCACTTCAATATCAGGCACCATATTcaacaatttggcaaatttaGTCACGCTAGATCTCACTATGAATCGCATAAGTCAT ATTCATGGTCAGGCATTTGTCGAGCTCAAGAACCTCAATGAACTGTTTCTCGGCCAGAACTCAATGTCGAGCATTCCGTCTGATCTGTTTCTGCATGTGAGCGCACTCACCCGCTTGACCTTCTTCTCGAACAACCTGACCACACTGGAGGCCAACGACTTTCAGGGACTGACTAACCTTAAAATCCTTatgctcaacaacaacatactGAAGCACTTTGACTCGAGGGCATTTGCACCGCTTACCCAACTGGAGAAACT TCGCATTGACTCCAACAAGCTGATGTATCTGCCACACGGGGCACTCCATGGCCTGGACAAGTTGGTAGCCGTGAAGCTGGACAAGAATCCCTGGCATTGTGATTGCCGAGCATTGTATTTGGCGCGCTGGATTCGTGAATTCGTTGTGAAGCTGTGGGACGGTCAGCAACCGATGTGTCGAGGACCCGGTGACCTTGGTGGCCATGAGGTCGGACTGTTGCGGTACGATGATCTGTGCGACGGACAGTGGGCGAgcatgttgtcgttgtcgccgCGGTTACCGGTGCGCAAACATCGCATATCCACACCGATGAACTATACCgactatttcaatttgtacTTGAAGCATATCTATAACGCCACCACCGATGAGGAGCTCAAGGAGGCCGAAATCACCAGTGTGGCCATTAAGAAGGTACACGTCGATTAA
- the LOC117569535 gene encoding uncharacterized oxidoreductase YjmC has protein sequence MALRKRLGHRQLLSASQCSSWRQMRGITYRIPQQFAEDMASTSLVLVREARRFVQECFSRVGMSMEKQRCITDLLLAADYRGVHGSGINHLDMYLSDIQNGYVDIKAEPKLIHNTLTTAHVDGNRAMGVFVANYCMDLAVEKARQTGIGFVVAKQSHHIGMAAWYAFRAVAKGFIGLVMSNAAPMMMQPGCRSSSLGANCLAFGATGNFSHLMLDMSTTVRDIGAIEWAFMNQEQIPRGWASDVNGMPTTFPNLALSAQQLYPIGGNKGFSLAAMIDVLCGVMSGANYATRIPRWCAPCQGRSPNLGLVMLVLDPCFFVPNFKERLDDFNRRIRNSCPRDEANPVKVPGDLEKQHMDYVDDLGALPYSNLLLAKCKLIANMLCVKPMQLAFTSCERHSSCVR, from the coding sequence ATGGCTTTAAGAAAAAGATTGGGACATCGACAATTACTGTCCGCCTCGCAGTGTTCATCTTGGAGACAAATGCGTGGGATTACCTATCGCATTCCGCAGCAGTTTGCCGAGGATATGGCGAGTACATCGCTGGTGCTAGTCAGGGAGGCGCGACGTTTTGTCCAGGAGTGCTTTTCTCGAGTGGGTATGTCCATGGAGAAGCAGCGTTGCATCACCGATTTGCTGCTGGCGGCCGATTACAGAGGAGTCCACGGATCGGGCATTAATCACTTGGATATGTACCTGAGTGATATACAGAATGGTTATGTGGACATCAAGGCGGAGCCTAAACTCATACACAACACATTGACCACAGCGCATGTGGATGGCAATCGAGCCATGGGCGTCTTTGTGGCCAACTATTGCATGGATCTGGCTGTGGAAAAGGCACGCCAGACGGGCATTGGTTTTGTGGTGGCCAAGCAATCGCATCACATTGGCATGGCAGCGTGGTATGCATTCCGTGCCGTAGCCAAGGGCTTTATCGGTTTGGTGATGTCGAATGCGGCGCCAATGATGATGCAACCGGGTTGTCGGTCGTCGAGCCTTGGTGCCAATTGTTTGGCCTTTGGTGCCACCGGCAACTTTTCGCACCTTATGCTGGACATGAGCACCACTGTGCGGGACATTGGTGCCATCGAATGGGCATTCATGAACCAGGAGCAAATACCTAGGGGCTGGGCATCGGATGTCAATGGCATGCCCACGACCTTTCCCAATCTAGCTTTGTCCGCCCAGCAACTCTATCCGATTGGTGGCAACAAGGGCTTCAGCTTGGCGGCAATGATTGATGTGTTGTGTGGCGTCATGTCGGGCGCCAATTATGCCACGCGCATTCCACGCTGGTGTGCGCCTTGCCAGGGGCGCAGTCCGAATCTGGGTCTCGTTATGCTCGTCCTTGATCCGTGCTTCTTTGTGCCCAACTTTAAGGAACGTCTCGATGACTTCAATCGACGTATTCGCAACAGCTGTCCGAGGGATGAGGCGAATCCTGTTAAAGTGCCTGGCGACTTGGAGAAGCAACACATGGACTATGTGGATGATCTTGGGGCGTTGCCTTATTCGAATCTTCTGCTGGCCAAGTGCAAACTCATCGCCAATATGCTTTGTGTGAAGCCAATGCAGCTTGCCTTCACTTCCTGCGAACGACACAGTTCTTGTGTCCGGTAG